In a genomic window of Nocardiopsis mwathae:
- the cobN gene encoding cobaltochelatase subunit CobN, which yields MQHSAGAPSPHPRILLLSTSDTDLLSARAAGGPVSYRFANPSRLDLGDLPGLLDGVDLVVVRLLGGIRAWQDGLDLLLADGRPIVVLTGEQAPDAQLMATSTVAVGIAAEAHAYLAHGGPANLEQLARFLSDTVLLTGHGFEAPTPAPTWGPLERSAREGADGPTIAVVYYRAHHMSGNTAFVDALCQAIEDAGGRPLPLYVASLRAPEPELVATLRDADAIVTTVLAAGGTRPAEASAGGDDESWDAGALAALDVPILQALCLTGSRADWAENDEGVSPLDAASQIAVPEFDGRLITVPFSFKEFDADGLPAYVTDPERTARVAETAVRHARLRHVPAAEKRVALVLSAYPTKHSRIGNAVGLDTPASAVALLRRLRDEGYDFGDADVPGLASGDGDELIRALIEAGGHDREWLTDEQLARNPVRIPAADYRRWYATLPEELRTSVEEHWGPPPGEMFVDRSRDPEGDIVLAALRHGNLLILIQPPRGFGENPIAIYHDPDLPPSHHYLAAYRWIAASRADGGFGADAMIHLGKHGNLEWLPGKNAGLSAACGPDAALGGVPLIYPFLVNDPGEGTQAKRRVHATLVDHLVPPMARADSYGDIARLEQLLDEYAQISTMDPAKLPAIRAQIWTLIQAARLDHDLGLEDRPDDDGFDDFLLHVDGWLCEVKDAQIRDGLHVLGAPPAGENRVDLVLAILRARQIWGGTTALPGLREALGLDESAATRTAADRAEETARSLVQAMEDADWDPGAVPREHGEQVAAVLEFAAREVVPRLSATTAEIDHAVHALNGGFVPAGPSGSPLRGLVNVLPTGRNFYSVDPKAVPSRLAWETGQALADSLLERYRADNGDWPTSVGLSLWGTSAMRTAGDDIAEALALLGIRPVWDDASRRVTGLEPVPAEELGRPRIDVTLRISGFFRDAFPHTIGLLDDAVRMAASLDEPAEANHVRAHVRADLAEHGDERRATTRIFGSRPGTYGAGLLQLIDSRDWRTDADLAEVYTVWGGYAYGRELDGRPAREEMETAYRRIAVAAKNTDTREHDIADSDDYFQYHGGMVATVRALRGTAPEAYIGDSTRPETVRTRTLVEETSRVFRARVVNPKWIEAMRRHGYKGAFELAATVDYLFGYDATTGVVADWMYDKLTETYVLDPANREFLQEANPWALHGIAERLLEAESRGMWAKPDPQVLDALREVYLATEGDLEGDE from the coding sequence ATGCAGCATTCAGCCGGGGCACCGTCCCCGCACCCCCGTATCCTGCTCCTGTCGACATCCGACACCGACCTGCTCAGCGCCCGCGCGGCCGGCGGCCCGGTGTCCTACCGCTTCGCCAACCCGAGCCGGCTCGACCTCGGCGACCTGCCCGGCCTCCTCGACGGTGTCGACCTGGTCGTCGTGCGCCTCCTCGGCGGCATCCGCGCGTGGCAGGACGGACTCGACCTGCTGCTGGCCGACGGCCGCCCGATCGTCGTCCTCACCGGTGAACAGGCCCCCGACGCCCAGCTGATGGCCACTTCCACGGTCGCCGTGGGCATCGCCGCCGAGGCCCACGCCTACCTCGCGCACGGCGGCCCCGCCAACCTGGAGCAGCTCGCCCGCTTCCTCTCCGACACGGTCCTGCTCACCGGCCACGGGTTCGAGGCGCCGACGCCCGCCCCCACCTGGGGGCCGCTGGAGCGCTCCGCGCGGGAGGGCGCCGACGGCCCCACCATCGCCGTCGTCTACTACCGGGCCCACCACATGAGCGGCAACACCGCCTTCGTCGACGCCCTGTGCCAGGCCATCGAGGACGCGGGCGGGCGGCCGCTCCCGCTGTACGTCGCCTCCCTGCGCGCACCCGAACCCGAGCTGGTCGCCACGCTGCGCGACGCCGACGCCATCGTGACCACCGTCCTGGCCGCGGGCGGCACCCGGCCCGCCGAGGCGTCGGCCGGCGGCGACGACGAGTCCTGGGACGCCGGTGCCCTGGCCGCGCTGGACGTGCCGATCCTCCAGGCCCTGTGCCTGACCGGATCGCGGGCGGACTGGGCGGAGAACGACGAGGGCGTCTCGCCGCTGGACGCCGCCAGCCAGATCGCCGTCCCCGAGTTCGACGGGCGGCTGATCACCGTTCCGTTCTCCTTCAAGGAGTTCGACGCCGACGGCCTGCCCGCCTACGTCACCGACCCGGAGCGCACGGCCCGGGTGGCCGAGACCGCGGTGCGCCACGCGCGCCTGCGCCACGTCCCGGCCGCGGAGAAGCGCGTGGCCCTGGTGCTGTCCGCCTACCCGACCAAGCACTCCCGGATCGGCAACGCGGTCGGCCTCGACACCCCGGCCAGCGCCGTGGCCCTCCTGCGCCGGCTGCGGGACGAGGGCTACGACTTCGGCGACGCGGACGTTCCGGGCCTGGCCTCCGGCGACGGCGACGAGCTGATCCGCGCGCTGATCGAGGCGGGCGGCCACGACCGGGAGTGGCTCACCGACGAGCAGTTGGCCCGCAACCCGGTCCGCATCCCGGCGGCGGACTACCGGCGCTGGTACGCCACGCTCCCAGAGGAACTGCGCACCTCAGTGGAGGAGCACTGGGGCCCGCCCCCCGGCGAGATGTTCGTCGACCGCAGCCGCGACCCGGAGGGCGACATCGTCCTGGCGGCACTGCGCCACGGGAACCTGCTGATCCTCATCCAGCCGCCGCGCGGCTTCGGTGAGAACCCGATCGCCATCTACCACGACCCCGACCTGCCGCCCTCGCACCACTACCTGGCCGCCTACCGGTGGATCGCCGCCTCCCGCGCCGACGGCGGCTTCGGCGCCGACGCCATGATCCACCTCGGCAAGCACGGCAATCTGGAGTGGCTGCCGGGCAAGAACGCCGGCCTGTCCGCGGCATGCGGCCCCGACGCCGCCCTCGGCGGCGTTCCGCTGATCTACCCCTTCCTGGTCAACGACCCGGGCGAGGGAACCCAGGCCAAGCGCCGCGTCCACGCCACACTCGTCGACCACCTGGTGCCGCCGATGGCCCGCGCCGACTCCTACGGCGACATCGCGCGCCTGGAGCAGCTACTCGACGAGTACGCGCAGATCTCCACCATGGACCCGGCGAAGCTCCCGGCGATCCGCGCCCAGATCTGGACCCTCATCCAGGCCGCCAGGCTCGACCACGACCTGGGGCTGGAGGACCGCCCGGACGACGACGGGTTCGACGACTTCCTCCTGCACGTCGACGGCTGGCTGTGCGAGGTGAAGGACGCCCAGATCCGCGACGGACTGCACGTCCTCGGCGCCCCGCCGGCGGGGGAGAACCGGGTCGACCTGGTCCTCGCGATCCTCCGGGCCCGCCAGATCTGGGGCGGCACCACGGCCCTGCCCGGCCTTCGCGAAGCCCTCGGTCTCGACGAGTCGGCGGCGACCCGGACCGCGGCCGACCGGGCGGAGGAGACGGCCCGCTCCCTGGTGCAGGCGATGGAGGACGCGGACTGGGACCCGGGGGCCGTGCCTAGGGAGCACGGCGAACAGGTCGCCGCGGTGCTGGAGTTCGCCGCCCGCGAGGTGGTGCCGCGCCTGTCCGCGACCACCGCCGAGATCGACCACGCCGTCCACGCCCTGAACGGCGGCTTCGTCCCGGCGGGGCCGTCCGGCTCCCCGCTCCGCGGCCTGGTCAACGTCCTGCCGACCGGCCGCAACTTCTACTCCGTCGACCCCAAGGCCGTCCCGTCCCGCCTGGCCTGGGAGACGGGCCAGGCCCTGGCCGACTCGCTGCTGGAGCGCTACCGTGCCGACAACGGGGACTGGCCGACCTCGGTCGGACTCTCCCTCTGGGGCACCAGCGCGATGCGCACGGCAGGCGACGACATCGCCGAGGCGCTCGCGCTGCTGGGGATCCGCCCGGTCTGGGACGACGCCTCGCGCCGCGTCACCGGCCTGGAACCCGTCCCGGCCGAGGAACTGGGCCGCCCCCGCATCGACGTCACCCTGCGCATCTCCGGCTTCTTCCGCGACGCGTTCCCGCACACGATCGGCCTGCTGGACGACGCGGTGCGCATGGCGGCGTCCCTGGACGAACCCGCCGAGGCCAACCACGTGCGCGCGCACGTCCGCGCCGACCTGGCCGAGCACGGCGACGAGCGCCGCGCCACCACCCGCATCTTCGGTTCCCGGCCCGGCACCTACGGCGCGGGCCTGCTCCAGCTCATCGACTCCCGCGACTGGCGCACCGACGCCGACCTCGCCGAGGTCTACACGGTCTGGGGCGGCTACGCCTACGGCCGGGAACTCGACGGCCGCCCGGCCCGGGAGGAGATGGAGACGGCGTACCGGCGCATCGCGGTCGCGGCGAAGAACACCGACACCCGCGAGCACGACATCGCCGACTCCGACGATTACTTCCAGTACCACGGCGGCATGGTCGCCACGGTCCGCGCGCTGCGGGGAACCGCCCCCGAGGCCTACATCGGCGACTCCACTCGCCCGGAGACGGTCCGCACCCGCACCCTGGTGGAGGAGACCTCCCGGGTGTTCCGCGCCCGCGTGGTCAACCCCAAGTGGATCGAGGCGATGCGCCGCCACGGCTACAAGGGGGCCTTCGAACTCGCCGCGACGGTGGACTACCTGTTCGGCTACGACGCCACGACGGGCGTCGTGGCGGACTGGATGTACGACAAGCTCACCGAGACCTACGTGCTGGACCCGGCCAACCGCGAGTTCCTGCAGGAGGCCAACCCCTGGGCCCTGCACGGCATCGCCGAGCGGCTGCTGGAGGCGGAGTCGCGCGGCATGTGGGCGAAGCCGGACCCGCAGGTGCTGGACGCCCTGCGGGAGGTCTACCTGGCGACCGAGGGAGACCTCGAAGGGGACGAATGA
- a CDS encoding methyltransferase domain-containing protein, producing the protein MITADQRHAALIDTLVRSGELVDDRLIAAFRATPRHLFIPEAGALTVHGTVLDRRTSPDAWLAAVYADDAIITQVDDGDPARPRGRPTSSSSAPTIVARMLEAADLRDGQRVLEIGTGTGWNAALLAARLGDANVTTLEVDAEVLAGARSALAASGRSPTVHLRDGETGYPPGAPYDRTIATCSVTRVPRAWIEQTRVGGIVVTPWTAMEGAGVLAPLTVAADGSAAGRFRGGLGFMLLRGQRSPDAPSHDIGAEPDETRLVDVDPITPLTEFATAFPITFMVPRWRMGLRRMGTGMGLWLSATDGPSWARVYPYGSVWTVEQGGPRSLWDEVESATAEWNALGSPDQDRFGLTVAPDDRHRVWLDTPNGPGWDFAQPNR; encoded by the coding sequence ATGATCACCGCCGACCAGCGCCACGCCGCGCTGATCGACACGCTCGTCCGGTCCGGTGAACTGGTCGACGACCGGCTCATCGCCGCCTTCCGGGCGACTCCGCGCCACCTGTTCATCCCCGAGGCCGGGGCGCTCACCGTGCACGGCACCGTGCTCGACCGCCGCACAAGCCCGGATGCCTGGCTCGCGGCCGTCTACGCCGACGACGCGATCATCACGCAGGTCGACGACGGCGACCCGGCCCGCCCGCGCGGTCGGCCCACCTCCTCCAGCTCCGCCCCGACGATCGTGGCGCGCATGCTGGAAGCCGCCGACCTGCGCGACGGGCAGCGCGTCCTGGAGATCGGCACGGGCACCGGATGGAACGCGGCACTGCTCGCCGCCCGGCTCGGCGACGCGAACGTGACCACGCTGGAGGTCGACGCCGAGGTGCTGGCGGGGGCGCGGTCCGCGCTGGCGGCCTCGGGGCGTTCGCCCACCGTGCACCTGCGCGACGGCGAAACCGGGTACCCGCCGGGCGCCCCCTACGACCGGACGATCGCCACCTGCAGCGTGACCCGGGTCCCGCGGGCCTGGATCGAGCAGACGCGGGTGGGCGGGATCGTCGTCACGCCGTGGACGGCCATGGAGGGCGCGGGTGTGCTCGCCCCGCTCACCGTCGCCGCGGACGGGTCGGCGGCGGGCCGGTTCCGCGGCGGATTGGGATTCATGCTGCTGCGCGGGCAGCGCTCCCCCGACGCGCCCTCGCACGACATCGGCGCCGAGCCGGACGAGACGCGGCTGGTCGACGTCGACCCCATCACGCCGCTCACCGAGTTCGCGACCGCCTTCCCGATCACCTTCATGGTGCCGCGGTGGCGGATGGGGCTGCGGAGGATGGGCACGGGGATGGGGCTGTGGCTGTCGGCCACCGACGGGCCGTCGTGGGCGCGGGTGTACCCGTACGGCAGCGTATGGACCGTCGAACAGGGGGGACCCCGCTCGCTGTGGGACGAGGTCGAGAGCGCGACGGCCGAGTGGAACGCGCTCGGCTCACCGGACCAGGACCGGTTCGGGCTCACCGTGGCGCCCGACGACCGGCACCGCGTGTGGCTGGACACCCCGAACGGACCGGGCTGGGACTTCGCCCAGCCGAACCGGTGA
- a CDS encoding precorrin-8X methylmutase — translation MSGNAVLDESPVPDGSAVSDGRTLLEYEKDGAAIYRRSFATIRAEADLAALPDDVGRVAVRMIHACGMVDLVRDITYTPGVVARAREALLAGAPILCDAAMVASGVTRKRLPADNDVVCTLADPGVPGMAARLGTTRSAAALELWRDRLEGAVVAVGNAPTALFRLLEMIEEGAPRPAAVIGVPVGFIGAAESKEALAAHPSALENLVVRGRRGGSAMAAAAINAIASEEE, via the coding sequence ATGAGTGGGAACGCAGTGTTGGACGAGAGCCCGGTGCCGGACGGCAGCGCGGTGTCGGATGGGAGAACCCTGTTGGAGTACGAGAAGGACGGAGCGGCCATCTACCGCCGGTCCTTTGCCACCATCCGCGCGGAGGCGGACCTCGCGGCCCTGCCCGACGACGTCGGCCGGGTCGCGGTCCGGATGATCCACGCCTGCGGGATGGTCGACCTCGTCCGCGACATCACCTACACCCCCGGTGTGGTCGCCCGTGCCCGCGAGGCGCTGCTGGCGGGTGCGCCGATCCTGTGCGACGCCGCCATGGTCGCCAGCGGTGTGACCCGCAAGCGGCTGCCCGCCGACAACGACGTGGTCTGCACGCTCGCCGACCCCGGGGTTCCGGGGATGGCCGCGCGGCTGGGCACCACGCGCAGCGCCGCCGCCCTGGAGCTGTGGCGGGACCGGCTGGAGGGCGCGGTCGTGGCCGTCGGCAACGCGCCCACGGCGCTCTTCCGCCTCCTGGAGATGATCGAGGAGGGTGCGCCCCGCCCGGCCGCGGTCATCGGCGTGCCCGTGGGCTTCATCGGCGCCGCCGAGTCGAAGGAGGCGCTGGCCGCCCACCCCTCCGCCCTGGAGAACCTGGTCGTCCGCGGTCGGCGGGGCGGCAGCGCCATGGCGGCGGCGGCCATCAACGCGATCGCGAGCGAGGAAGAGTGA
- a CDS encoding DNA polymerase III subunit gamma and tau, whose product MSIALYRKYRPATFGEVRGQEHVTEPLRQALRNGRINHAYLFSGPRGCGKTSSARILARSLNCAQGPTPDPCGECDSCVALAPDGGGSIDVIEIDAASHGGVDDARELRERAFFAPVSSRYKVYIIDEAHMVTREGFNALLKLVEEPPPHLKFVFATTEPDKVIGTIRSRTHHYPFRLIPPSTLRELMEEVLSEEGVAFDPAALPLVVRAGAGSARDSLSILDQLLAGSDASGITRDGAVALLGYTDSSLLSEMVDALGARDGAAVFGLIDRVMEGGHDPRRFTADLLERARDLVVLAAVPDALDKGLINVSPDAVDRMREQAQRLGAAELTRAAEILNQGLTEMRGATSPRLLLELLCARVLLPAADASGDGGALLARLDQLERRVASGAVAPAGSAPPVGPPPAAPPAAPPSAPAPTPSAPAPSAPPPPEPEAAPERPVAPAADDWPDTPPAPPAASAPAPPPAPAPAARPAAGGALDLGTLQASWGRILETVKGMRRFTWMVLSGSDVRPAAVEGNVVQLAFARPNDAKGFSNSGSDQVVAGAIGQILGVEVRVSAVAGTGAPPAPQRPAAPASAPPPSPAPGTEPSGWDAPAAAPPQSTHQQDSRPQSPQQPGPAAPEEPRQQRPPAGAGGARGPITDLPEPPPDPYENAAAAPPPERGPEPDPSEPPHDPAADEAPRPSGFALIEKELGGKVIDEIDHTAR is encoded by the coding sequence GTGAGCATCGCGCTGTATCGCAAGTACCGGCCGGCGACGTTCGGCGAGGTGCGCGGGCAGGAGCACGTCACCGAGCCGCTGCGCCAGGCGCTGCGCAACGGGCGGATCAACCACGCCTACCTGTTCAGCGGGCCGCGCGGGTGCGGAAAGACGTCCAGCGCCCGTATCCTCGCCCGCTCGCTCAACTGTGCGCAGGGCCCCACCCCCGACCCGTGCGGGGAGTGCGATTCCTGTGTGGCGCTGGCCCCCGACGGCGGCGGCAGTATCGACGTCATCGAAATCGACGCCGCCTCCCACGGCGGTGTGGACGACGCACGTGAACTGCGAGAACGCGCGTTCTTCGCGCCGGTGAGCTCGCGGTACAAGGTCTACATCATCGACGAGGCGCACATGGTGACCCGCGAGGGTTTCAACGCGCTGCTCAAGCTCGTCGAGGAACCGCCGCCGCACCTGAAGTTCGTGTTCGCGACCACCGAGCCCGACAAGGTCATCGGCACCATCCGGTCGCGCACCCACCACTACCCCTTCCGCCTCATCCCGCCGAGTACGCTGCGCGAGCTCATGGAGGAGGTCCTCAGCGAGGAGGGCGTCGCCTTCGACCCCGCCGCGCTGCCGCTGGTGGTGCGCGCGGGCGCGGGCTCGGCGCGCGACTCGCTGTCCATCCTCGACCAGCTCCTCGCCGGGTCCGACGCGAGCGGCATCACCCGCGACGGCGCCGTCGCGCTCCTCGGCTACACCGACTCCTCCCTGCTCTCCGAGATGGTCGACGCGCTGGGCGCCCGCGACGGCGCGGCCGTGTTCGGCCTGATCGACCGGGTGATGGAAGGCGGCCACGACCCCCGGCGGTTCACCGCCGACCTGCTGGAGCGCGCCCGCGACCTGGTCGTGCTCGCGGCCGTGCCCGACGCGCTGGACAAGGGCCTGATCAACGTCTCGCCCGACGCCGTCGACCGGATGCGCGAGCAGGCGCAGCGCCTCGGCGCGGCCGAGCTCACCCGCGCCGCCGAGATCCTCAACCAGGGGCTGACCGAGATGCGCGGCGCCACCTCGCCGCGCCTGCTGCTGGAGCTGCTGTGCGCCCGGGTGCTGCTTCCCGCAGCCGACGCGAGCGGCGACGGCGGCGCGCTGCTGGCCCGCCTGGACCAGCTGGAGCGCCGGGTGGCGTCGGGCGCGGTGGCGCCCGCGGGCTCCGCGCCCCCGGTCGGACCGCCGCCCGCGGCGCCCCCGGCCGCACCGCCGTCTGCTCCGGCGCCGACGCCGTCTGCTCCGGCGCCGTCCGCGCCCCCGCCGCCCGAGCCCGAGGCGGCGCCCGAGCGCCCGGTGGCTCCGGCGGCCGACGACTGGCCCGACACGCCTCCCGCGCCCCCGGCGGCCTCCGCCCCGGCGCCGCCTCCGGCACCCGCTCCGGCCGCCCGTCCCGCGGCGGGCGGGGCGCTCGACCTGGGGACGCTCCAGGCGTCCTGGGGCCGGATCCTGGAGACGGTCAAGGGCATGCGCCGCTTCACCTGGATGGTGCTCAGCGGCAGCGATGTCCGCCCGGCCGCCGTCGAGGGCAACGTGGTGCAGCTCGCCTTCGCCCGGCCCAACGACGCCAAGGGGTTCTCCAACAGCGGCAGCGACCAGGTGGTCGCCGGGGCCATCGGGCAGATCCTCGGCGTGGAGGTGCGGGTCTCGGCGGTCGCCGGGACGGGTGCGCCGCCCGCGCCGCAGCGCCCGGCGGCCCCCGCTTCGGCCCCGCCCCCCTCCCCGGCCCCCGGTACGGAACCGTCCGGCTGGGACGCCCCCGCTGCGGCCCCGCCGCAGAGCACGCACCAGCAGGACTCGCGGCCGCAGAGCCCGCAGCAGCCGGGTCCCGCCGCGCCCGAGGAGCCGCGGCAGCAGCGCCCTCCCGCGGGCGCGGGCGGTGCGCGGGGTCCCATCACCGACCTGCCGGAGCCGCCACCGGACCCCTATGAGAACGCCGCCGCGGCTCCGCCGCCGGAGCGGGGGCCCGAGCCCGACCCGTCCGAACCGCCGCACGACCCGGCCGCCGATGAGGCGCCGCGGCCGTCCGGCTTCGCGCTGATCGAGAAGGAGCTCGGCGGCAAGGTCATCGACGAGATCGACCACACCGCCCGGTGA
- a CDS encoding precorrin-3B synthase, giving the protein MRTPPDHPPPPAVPTARDRGDACPGTLRLHAADDGALARVRIPGGVLRLDQAGALGRAARDLGDGELHLTSRGNVQLRGLDAGCVRELAARLDAAGLLPSHRNERVRNIVASPLSGLDGRGHLDVRQWLGALDRMLCGSEAAGGLSGRFLFALDDGRGDVAALAADVTLRAAPDGGARLLVGDTGVLHVDARDVQDAPRLALLAAEAFLEAADGRAWRVSELPGGVGEVVRLLRGRGVPAAVGARPAMPVGHAPPPGVVTGSGGADPDGATAISVLAPLGRFSAAQWAELTAAAHRELRLTPWRGAVLPGSPAAALTRLAAAGLITDSSSPLLGVGACVGHPGCARSLADVRADAALHTGGAPRTGGALPVYWSGCDRRCGRPRGDHVDVVAAPGGYGVAVVRGGRHYTGATIADPSELAAAVAAARVAGLDG; this is encoded by the coding sequence GTGCGCACACCTCCCGACCACCCCCCGCCCCCGGCCGTTCCGACCGCACGGGACCGCGGTGACGCCTGCCCGGGAACGCTGCGGCTGCACGCCGCGGACGACGGGGCACTGGCCCGGGTCCGGATCCCCGGGGGAGTGCTGCGCCTCGACCAGGCCGGGGCGCTCGGCCGCGCCGCGCGGGATCTCGGCGACGGGGAGCTGCATCTGACGTCGCGGGGCAACGTGCAGCTGCGCGGCCTGGACGCGGGGTGCGTCCGGGAGCTGGCGGCCCGGCTCGACGCCGCCGGACTGCTGCCCTCGCACCGCAACGAGCGCGTGCGCAACATCGTCGCCTCTCCGCTCTCCGGGCTCGACGGGCGCGGGCACCTCGACGTGCGGCAGTGGCTGGGCGCCCTGGACCGCATGCTGTGCGGGAGCGAAGCCGCCGGTGGCTTGTCCGGGCGGTTCCTGTTCGCCCTCGACGACGGTCGCGGGGACGTGGCCGCACTCGCCGCCGACGTCACGCTGCGCGCGGCGCCGGACGGTGGCGCGCGGCTGCTGGTCGGGGACACCGGTGTCCTGCACGTGGACGCCCGGGACGTCCAGGACGCGCCCCGGCTCGCCCTGCTCGCCGCGGAGGCCTTCCTGGAGGCCGCCGACGGGCGCGCCTGGCGGGTCTCCGAACTGCCCGGGGGCGTGGGGGAGGTGGTCCGGCTGCTGCGGGGCCGGGGCGTCCCGGCCGCGGTGGGGGCCCGACCCGCGATGCCGGTGGGGCACGCGCCGCCGCCGGGCGTCGTCACCGGCTCCGGCGGCGCCGACCCTGACGGCGCCACGGCGATCTCCGTCCTCGCTCCTCTCGGCCGGTTCTCCGCCGCGCAGTGGGCGGAGCTCACCGCCGCCGCCCACCGGGAGCTGCGCCTGACCCCGTGGCGCGGGGCGGTCCTGCCCGGGTCCCCTGCCGCCGCGCTCACCCGCCTCGCCGCCGCCGGCCTGATCACCGACTCCTCCTCGCCCCTGCTCGGCGTCGGCGCCTGCGTCGGGCACCCGGGCTGCGCCAGGTCGCTGGCGGATGTGCGCGCGGACGCGGCGCTCCACACCGGCGGGGCCCCGCGTACCGGCGGCGCGCTGCCGGTGTACTGGTCCGGGTGTGATCGCCGCTGCGGCCGACCGCGCGGGGACCACGTGGACGTGGTGGCCGCACCGGGCGGCTACGGGGTCGCCGTCGTCCGGGGTGGTCGCCACTACACCGGGGCGACGATCGCCGACCCTTCGGAACTCGCCGCCGCCGTGGCGGCCGCCCGCGTCGCGGGCCTGGACGGATGA
- a CDS encoding polysaccharide lyase family protein: MSRPPMPVTRIAAQGRVGAIDLTWRLPGWEPLVDHFAIHAAEDHDVEITPETIIGKTVYGRFTHDTLGPQAETRHYRIVTVDAAGRRSRPSRPVRGVSAESMTVRGRPYAQVGEFDSKSLELALAPDRGQQNYLATFPQGVDFRYGESDPAADWCYLHPGPRDRWAGNRAHTFRLRFDLAARPTTDPGFVVWLIDTHATLAGTAAIAVNGRTATEVYFEGGATRGSLEGDATVPGTALRPSFVELRLPAEYFAAGDNAIDITKHTGSWHAYDAVGVFDLAG, translated from the coding sequence GTGAGCAGACCCCCCATGCCCGTCACCCGTATCGCCGCCCAGGGGCGCGTGGGCGCGATCGACCTGACCTGGCGGCTGCCCGGCTGGGAGCCGCTGGTCGACCACTTCGCGATCCACGCCGCCGAGGACCACGACGTCGAGATCACCCCGGAGACGATCATCGGCAAGACGGTCTACGGGAGGTTCACCCACGACACCCTCGGGCCGCAGGCGGAGACGCGCCACTACCGGATCGTCACGGTCGACGCGGCGGGCCGGCGCAGCCGCCCCTCGCGGCCGGTGCGCGGGGTGTCGGCGGAGTCGATGACCGTCCGCGGCCGCCCGTACGCCCAGGTCGGGGAGTTCGATTCCAAGAGCCTGGAGCTGGCGCTGGCCCCCGACCGCGGGCAGCAGAACTACCTGGCGACTTTTCCACAGGGTGTGGATTTCCGCTACGGGGAGAGCGACCCGGCCGCCGACTGGTGCTACCTGCACCCGGGGCCGCGCGACCGGTGGGCCGGGAACCGGGCGCACACCTTCCGGCTCCGGTTCGACCTGGCGGCGCGGCCCACCACCGACCCCGGCTTCGTGGTCTGGCTGATCGACACGCACGCCACCCTGGCCGGGACGGCGGCGATCGCGGTCAACGGGCGGACCGCCACGGAGGTGTACTTCGAGGGCGGGGCCACCCGCGGGTCGCTGGAGGGCGACGCCACCGTGCCCGGCACGGCGCTGCGCCCGTCCTTCGTCGAGCTGCGGCTTCCGGCCGAGTACTTCGCCGCTGGGGACAACGCCATCGACATCACCAAGCACACCGGGTCATGGCACGCCTACGACGCGGTGGGGGTGTTCGACCTGGCCGGGTGA